Genomic DNA from bacterium:
CGGTCCCGACTCGTTTGTGGGCTTTCTGGTCTCGGTGATGAACGGCAGCACCGAGACGACCTTCTACGTGGTCGCGCTGTACTTCGGGAGCGTGCGAGTGCGCGCTGCACGGCACACGGTTGCAGCATGCCTGGCTGCAGACGGGGTCGGGATTGGCGCGGCCTTGTTCTGGTCGCGCCTCTTCTTCTGACCACAACCGAACAGTTGCGGGAAAAGGCCGGACCGCGTCCCCGTGAACGGCTATCATGCACAAGCGAGCGAGGCGCACTCAACGCGTTCGTCGGCTCGAGTTTTCCAAACGAAGCCAAGCCCTGGAATGGGCGTTGGCCACGCGCTAGAGAGTCCGCCGTGCGCAACCCCAGCACTCCTCACACACTCGCGATTGCAGCCCTGATCGGGCTCGGTCTCACTTGGCCGTTCCAAGTGGGTGCGGTTGCCTACATTCGCGACGAGATCCGCGTGAATATGCGCGCGGGTCCAGGCCTGGAGTTCAAGATCACCGAGCTTCTGACCTCGGGTGCCGAAGTAGCGAAACTCGGCGAGGAAGAGAAGTGGACGCGCGTGCGCTCGCCTCGAGGCAAAGAAGGCTGGGTGCCGAAGGGCTACGTGACCGGCGATCCGCCCGCGAGCGTCACTTTGCCGGTCGTGCAGGCGAAGCTCACCAAGATCACCGCGCAAGCGGAGGAGTTCGAGAAGAAGCTCGCGGAGCAGGCCAGCATCCTCCAGGAAATGGATGAGTTGCGCGAGAAGAACGCCTCGCTCGAGATCGAGGTCAACGAGCTCACCTGGTCCAGTGCCTGGAAGAGTCTGGCGACCGGCGCGCTGATCATCGTCTTCGGCATGATGGTCGGGCTTCTGATCCCGCGCGGATCCGGTACGCGCAATCGGCTCAAGCTGTGACGCGTGAGCGACGAGAGCTGGAATAGTCTGCGACCGAAGGCGGAGCGAGTGCTCGAGTTGGCGGAACGTCTGCTCGAGCAACGGGCGCCCGAGCCGATCGCACCCGACTCCGGCGATGTGTGGGCTTATCGCTGGCGTCAGGGCCGCCTGCGGCCGATCGCCAATCCCGATGTCTATCCGCTTGGCGGTTTGATCGGTGTCGAGCGTTCCGTAGCACGGCTCCGGGCCAATGCTGCAGCGTTCGTGCGCGGTGAGCCTGCGCTCGACGTTCTCCTGTACGGCGAGCGGGGAACCGGCAAGTCTTCGGCCGCGCGCGGCCTGCTCGGGGAATTCGGTCCCAAGGATCTGCGGCTGGTCGAAGTACGACGGGACGATCTCATGGAACTGCCCGATCTGTTTGCCGTGCTGCGGGAACGCGAAGAGAAGATGGCGCTGTTCTGCGACGACCTGAGCTTCGAGGAGGGCGATGCCTCGTACAAGCAACTCAAGGCTGTGCTCGATGGTGGTCTCGAAGCTCGTCCGCCAAACGTCATACTCATGGCGACTTCGAATCGGCGACATCTCCTACCGGAGCACATGTCCGAGAATCTCGCGAGTGAGTACGGACCCGAGGGTGAGCTCCATCCGGCAGAGGCCACCGAAGAGAAGATCTCACTCTCCGATCGCTTTGGCCTGCTCTTGCCGTTCTTCGCCTTCGACCAGGAAACCTACCTGCGTATCGTCGACCATCATGCGGCGGAGTTGGGGATCGACGTGCCGAGAGAAGACCTGCACGCGCGAGCACTGCGCTTCGCACTGCAGCGCTCGACGCGTAGCGGCCGCACTGCACGTCAGGCTTGCATAGCAATTTCACAGGACATCGGAGCAGGCAGATGAGCGCGACTGCGACACTTTCGGTTTCCTGCCCCGACCGCAAAGGACTCGTTGCTGCTCTATCGGCGCTCTTGTACGACCACGGCGCGAG
This window encodes:
- a CDS encoding ATP-binding protein, which gives rise to MSDESWNSLRPKAERVLELAERLLEQRAPEPIAPDSGDVWAYRWRQGRLRPIANPDVYPLGGLIGVERSVARLRANAAAFVRGEPALDVLLYGERGTGKSSAARGLLGEFGPKDLRLVEVRRDDLMELPDLFAVLREREEKMALFCDDLSFEEGDASYKQLKAVLDGGLEARPPNVILMATSNRRHLLPEHMSENLASEYGPEGELHPAEATEEKISLSDRFGLLLPFFAFDQETYLRIVDHHAAELGIDVPREDLHARALRFALQRSTRSGRTARQACIAISQDIGAGR
- a CDS encoding TIGR04211 family SH3 domain-containing protein, translated to MRNPSTPHTLAIAALIGLGLTWPFQVGAVAYIRDEIRVNMRAGPGLEFKITELLTSGAEVAKLGEEEKWTRVRSPRGKEGWVPKGYVTGDPPASVTLPVVQAKLTKITAQAEEFEKKLAEQASILQEMDELREKNASLEIEVNELTWSSAWKSLATGALIIVFGMMVGLLIPRGSGTRNRLKL